One region of Mus musculus strain C57BL/6J chromosome 3, GRCm38.p6 C57BL/6J genomic DNA includes:
- the Tmem79 gene encoding transmembrane protein 79, translating into MTEPETLALLDMKEPETPEKSPPQALVLQSEEEGGTESPGTESLRVGSSVGSPIVREGPEDGPDSTISEAATLPWGTDPHPSAPLPDPPGWRDIEPEPLESEAPTKSEEPFKEDANLLPEKTVRAFVPIDLQCIERKPQEERILHRDAGPGELRNFLPARLSHPEPPERKWAEAVVRPPGRSCGGCGSCGGREALRAVASVVAALIFFPCLLYGAYAFLPFDAPRLPTMSSRLVYTLRCGVFATFPIVLGLLVYGLSLLCFSALRPFGEPRREVEIHRQYVAQSVQLFILYFFNLAVLSTYLPQDTLKLLPLLTGLFAISRLIYWLTFAVGRSFRGFGYGLTFLPLLAMLVWNLYYMFVVEPERMLTASESRLDYPDHARSVSDYRPRSWG; encoded by the exons ATGACAGAACCGGAGACACTGGCCCTGCTGGACATGAAGGAACCCGAGACTCCAGAGAAGAGCCCACCGCAGGCTTTAGTCCTGCAGTCAGAGGAAGAAGGTGGGACtgagtcccctggaactgagtcGCTCAGAGTGGGGTCTTCAGTAGGGTCTCCTATAGTCAGAGAGGGGCCTGAGGATGGTCCAGACAGCACAATAAGTGAGGCTGCCACTTTACCCTGGGGAACTGACCCCCATCCTAGCGCCCCACTTCCGGATCCCCCGGGCTGGCGAGATATTGAACCAGAGCCCCTAGAGTCAGAGGCACCTACTAAGTCGGAGGAGCCATTCAAAGAGGATGCCAACCTGCTCCCCGAGAAGACAGTTAGGGCCTTCGTGCCCATTGATCTACAGTGCATCGAGCGGAAGCCACAGGAGGAGCGCATCCTGCATCGCGACGCTGGACCAGGCGAGCTCAGGAATTTCCTGCCAGCTCGACTCAGCCACCCTGAGCCCCCAGAGCGCAAGTGGGCTGAGGCCGTGGTGAGACCCCCTGGCCGGTCCTGCGGGGGCTGTGGAAGCTGTGGAGGTCGTGAGGCACTGAGAGCTGTCGCCTCGGTGGTGGCGGCCCTCATCTTCTTCCCCTGTCTGCTGTACGGAGCATACGCCTTCCTGCCTTTCGATGCCCCGAGGCTGCCCACCATGAGCTCCCGCTTGGTTTACACCCTTCGCTGTGGGGTCTTTGCCACCTTTCCCATCGTACTCG GGCTCCTTGTGTACGGGCTGAGCCTATTGTGCTTTTCTGCGCTTCGGCCCTTCGGCGAGCCGAGGCGGGAAGTGGAGATCCACCGGCAGTACGTGGCCCAGTCTGTGCAGCTCTTCATCCTCTACTTCTTTAACCTGGCTGTGCTTTCCACCTATCTGCCCCAGGACACCCTCAAGCTGCTCCCGCTGCTCACCGGTCTCTTTGCCATATCTCG GCTGATATACTGGTTGACCTTTGCTGTGGGCCGCTCCTTCCGAGGCTTTGGCTATGGCCTGACTTTCCTGCCACTCTTGGCCATGCTGGTGTGGAACCTCTATTACATGTTTGTGGTGGAGCCAGAGCGCATGCTCACTGCCTCCGAGAGCCGCTTGGACTACCCTGACCATGCTCGGTCTGTTTCCGACTACAGGCCCCGCTCATGGGGCTGA
- the Glmp gene encoding glycosylated lysosomal membrane protein precursor gives MFRCWGPHWGWVPCAPTPWLLLSLLVCSAPFGLQGEETRQVSMEVISGWPNPQNLLHIRAVGSNSTLHYVWSSLGPPAVVLVATNTTQSVLSVNWSLLLSPDPAGALMVLPKSSIQFSSALVFTRLLEFDSTNASEGAQPPGKPYPPYSLAKFSWNNITNSLDLANLSADFQGRPVDDPTGAFANGSLTFKVQAFSRSGRPAQPPRLLHTADVCQLEVALVGASPRGNHSLFGLEVATLGQGPDCPSVNERNSIDDEYAPAVFQLNQLLWGSSPSGFMQWRPVAFSEEERARESALPCQASTLHSTLASSLPHSPIVQAFFGSQNNFCAFNLTFGAPTGPGYWDQYYLCWSMLLGMGFPPVDIFSPLVLGIMAVALGAPGLMFLGGGLFLLLRHRRYSEYQSIN, from the exons GTATCTATGGAGGTTATTTCCGGCTGGCCAAATCCACAGAACCTGCTTCATATTCGGGCAGTGGGCAGCAACTCCACCCTGCACTATGTGTGGAGCAGCCTGGGGCCTCCAGCTGTGGTGCTGGTGGCCACTAACACCACTCAGAGTGTCCTGAGTGTCAACTGGAGTCTCCTGCTGTCTCCCGATCCTGCTGGGGCCCTGATGGTGCTCCCCAAGAGCAGCATACAGTTTTCTTCTGCTCTCGTCTTCACCAGG CTGCTTGAGTTTGACAGCACCAATGCGTCCGAGGGGGCACAGCCTCCAGGAAAGCCATACCCTCCGTACTCCTTGGCCAAGTTCTCCTGGAACAATATCACCAACTCATTGGATCTTGCCAACCTGAGTGCCGATTTTCAAGGCCGCCCTGTAGATGATCCTACTGGAGCATTCGCCAATGGCAGCCTGACCTTCAAG GTCCAAGCCTTTTCTAGATCTGGTCGACCTGCTCAGCCCCCTCGCCTCCTGCACACAGCAGATGTCTGCCAGTTAGAAGTGGCCCTGGTTGGAGCTTCTCCTCGTGGAAACCATTCCCTATTTGGTCTAGAGGTAGCCACCTTGGGACAGGGCCCTGACTGCCCCTCAGTGAACGAACGGAACTCCATCGATGATGAATATGCACCTGCCGTCTTCCAG CTGAACCAGCTGTTATGGGGCTCTTCTCCATCTGGCTTCATGCAATGGCGACCAGTGGCTTTCTCTGAGGAGGAGCGGGCCCGAGAATCAGCCCTCCCCTGCCAGGCTTCCACTCTTCACTCCACCTTGGCATCTTCTCTCCCTCATTCACCAATTGTTCAAGCCTTCTTCGGGTCCCAGAACAACTTCTGTGCCTTCAATCTGACCTTTGGGGCTCCCACGGGCCCTGGCTACTGGGACCAATACTACCTTTGCTG GTCAATGCTTCTGGGCATGGGCTTCCCTCCGGTGGATATCTTCTCTCCACTAGTCCTCGGAATCATGGCGGTAGCCCTGGGAGCCCCAGGACTCATGTTCCTGGGGGGAGGCCTATTTCTGCTGCTGCGCCACAGGCGGTATTCTGAGTACCAGTCCATAAACTGA